A single genomic interval of Paenibacillus macerans harbors:
- a CDS encoding NAD-dependent epimerase/dehydratase family protein, which translates to MDEGEALLGRAILVTGAAGFTGAHACRYFAGLGMKVAGLVHNRIPDTSGADARIRYYSCDLLDSRQLPAIVREAAPDYVLHLGGKNSVPESWDDPLLYMQTNVFSLLSLLEALRPFPDCRVLIAGSRLSVPLAPPYRPPHPYSLSKSLQKAIALTWQALFNQFIMVAEPSNLTGPGPSTGICSLLARRVARAELGFTDEPFRLSSRLVRRDFLDVRDAVRAYGYLLAYGRSGEEYPVCSGQERNLLEVAEAVQQLAGTRIPLQWGDSDPQPSGGEAKPAEPEFLSRLGWKPLIPFSASLTDVIGYFRGTKGEFR; encoded by the coding sequence ATGGACGAAGGAGAAGCACTGCTAGGCCGCGCTATTCTCGTCACGGGCGCGGCAGGGTTTACCGGCGCTCACGCCTGCCGGTATTTTGCCGGGCTCGGCATGAAGGTCGCCGGGCTCGTTCACAACCGGATCCCGGATACGTCCGGCGCGGACGCGAGGATCCGGTATTACTCCTGCGATCTGCTGGACTCGCGGCAATTGCCGGCGATCGTTCGCGAAGCGGCCCCCGATTACGTGCTGCATCTCGGAGGGAAAAATTCCGTCCCCGAATCCTGGGACGACCCGCTGCTATACATGCAAACCAACGTATTTTCCCTGCTGTCCCTGCTTGAAGCGCTGCGCCCGTTTCCGGACTGCCGCGTGCTTATCGCGGGGTCGCGCTTATCGGTTCCGCTTGCGCCCCCTTACCGTCCGCCTCATCCCTACAGCTTGAGCAAAAGCCTGCAGAAGGCGATCGCCCTAACCTGGCAAGCGCTGTTCAACCAGTTCATCATGGTGGCGGAGCCGTCCAATTTGACCGGGCCGGGACCGTCGACGGGGATTTGCTCCCTGCTCGCCCGGCGGGTCGCCCGGGCGGAACTCGGTTTCACGGACGAACCGTTCCGGCTGTCGTCCCGGCTCGTCCGGCGCGATTTCCTCGATGTCCGCGACGCGGTCCGGGCTTACGGATATTTGCTCGCTTACGGCCGCAGCGGCGAGGAATATCCGGTATGCTCGGGGCAGGAGCGGAACCTTTTGGAGGTGGCGGAAGCCGTGCAGCAGCTCGCGGGGACACGGATTCCCCTGCAATGGGGGGATTCCGATCCGCAGCCCTCCGGCGGGGAGGCCAAACCGGCCGAACCGGAGTTTCTGTCCCGGCTGGGCTGGAAGCCGCTCATTCCGTTTTCCGCCTCGCTAACCGACGTCATTGGTTATTTTCGCGGCACGAAAGGAGAGTTTCGATGA
- a CDS encoding glycosyltransferase family 2 protein — protein MSTPVTVLMPFYNPGRFLREAVESVIGQTFTDWKLILIDDGSTQNVHSQIQKYLQDSRIKLLKLEKNVGQSQALNRGLELVDTPFIVQLDSDDKFFPHTLGVLVNEARKQPEDVAVFSGNMQVIHEDDRGNLMFTTTNQGRPFTDKYDFILANTSLWPRFYRTSAIRLVGGWPTDDPYGGRVMEDKQVLLRLIERYRFHWVDQMLYIHRRHPNNHTNQVALYAEMVEWSIRQALIRWGGTYEPVFVTYGIGWKRLERLIPVSPGG, from the coding sequence ATGAGTACGCCCGTAACGGTATTAATGCCTTTTTACAACCCCGGGCGGTTTTTGCGCGAAGCTGTCGAAAGCGTCATCGGACAGACGTTTACGGACTGGAAGCTAATTTTGATCGATGACGGCTCCACGCAAAATGTTCATTCGCAAATCCAAAAATATCTTCAGGATTCCCGGATCAAGCTGCTTAAACTGGAGAAGAACGTCGGCCAATCCCAGGCGCTGAACCGGGGGCTTGAATTGGTGGATACGCCGTTTATCGTTCAATTGGACAGCGATGACAAGTTTTTCCCTCACACGCTTGGGGTCCTGGTCAACGAAGCGCGGAAGCAGCCGGAAGACGTCGCGGTATTCTCGGGAAACATGCAGGTGATCCATGAGGACGATCGGGGCAACCTGATGTTTACCACGACGAACCAAGGCCGTCCATTTACCGACAAATACGACTTTATTTTGGCCAACACGTCCTTGTGGCCCCGCTTTTACCGGACGAGCGCGATCCGCTTGGTCGGAGGGTGGCCGACGGACGACCCGTATGGCGGCCGGGTAATGGAGGATAAGCAGGTATTGCTGCGGCTTATTGAACGTTACCGGTTCCATTGGGTCGACCAAATGCTGTATATCCACCGCCGGCATCCCAACAACCATACGAATCAGGTCGCCTTATACGCCGAGATGGTGGAATGGTCCATCCGTCAAGCTTTGATACGATGGGGCGGGACATACGAACCCGTGTTTGTTACTTACGGGATTGGGTGGAAAAGGTTGGAGCGGCTGATTCCCGTCTCGCCCGGGGGGTAA
- a CDS encoding glycosyltransferase, whose protein sequence is MTPTVSVIIPFYNCPYVEQAVKSALNQTYRPLEVIVVDDGSTSHAERLATYRPHIHYLGKANGGTASALNHGIRHASGEYIAWLSSDDVFYPDKISRQVAFMQRQNAAISHTNFHCIDSAGNVTRHHAVPPGMLRNNADLYRCFLHANPVNGCTVMIRRDLFAAVGLFDESLPYTHDLDFWYRAILSGTYFPFLNESLTGYRWHDGMGTLRHREQIQQEIVHTQNRYRERVIRILSLMNM, encoded by the coding sequence ATGACACCGACGGTTTCGGTCATCATACCGTTCTATAACTGCCCGTACGTGGAGCAAGCGGTTAAAAGCGCCTTGAACCAGACCTACCGTCCGCTGGAGGTGATCGTGGTCGACGACGGCTCAACCAGTCATGCGGAGCGGCTTGCGACCTACCGTCCGCATATTCATTATCTGGGAAAAGCAAACGGCGGAACGGCCTCGGCGCTCAATCACGGCATCCGCCATGCCAGCGGGGAATATATTGCGTGGCTCAGCTCGGACGACGTTTTTTATCCGGATAAAATCAGCCGGCAAGTCGCTTTCATGCAGCGGCAAAACGCCGCCATATCCCATACGAATTTTCATTGCATCGACAGCGCGGGCAATGTGACGCGGCATCATGCCGTCCCGCCCGGTATGCTGCGGAACAACGCCGATTTATACCGGTGTTTTCTGCACGCGAATCCGGTTAACGGCTGCACGGTGATGATCCGGCGGGATCTGTTCGCGGCCGTTGGTTTGTTTGACGAGTCGCTGCCGTATACGCATGATCTCGATTTCTGGTACCGGGCGATTCTGAGCGGAACGTATTTTCCGTTTCTGAACGAATCTTTGACCGGCTACCGCTGGCACGATGGAATGGGAACGCTGCGGCACCGCGAGCAGATCCAGCAGGAGATCGTCCATACTCAAAACCGATACCGGGAGCGGGTAATCCGGATTTTGTCCTTGATGAACATGTGA
- the wecB gene encoding non-hydrolyzing UDP-N-acetylglucosamine 2-epimerase, translating to MKIMTILGTRPEIIRLSLIIPLLDRYADRHVLVHTGQNFTSSLSGIFFRQLGLREPDYCLQDRQTTLGGQLAVMFSQMERILEDEKPDRVLLLGDTNSALCAILAERMGIPVAHMEAGNRCFDLEVPEEKNRKIIDAVSSINMPYTQQSKQHLLAEGIPSRSIVLTGNPIYEVLQHYEREISSSDILQRLNLTGGDYFLVTAHRAENVDRPAHLREILNGLNKVAETYGRRLICSLHPRTRSKMTEELRMSMHPLVEFHEPFGFFDFVKLERHTCCALTDSGTVQEECCIMGVPTVTLRRTTERPETVDCGSNIVSGLDAESILRSAAAMIELPRDWEPPQGYLAKDVSVKVVKFLLGGKRHV from the coding sequence GTGAAAATCATGACGATACTGGGCACCCGCCCGGAAATCATTCGCCTCAGCCTGATCATCCCGCTGCTCGACCGGTACGCGGATCGCCACGTCTTGGTGCATACCGGTCAGAACTTCACCTCCAGTTTAAGCGGTATTTTTTTTCGGCAGCTTGGTTTAAGGGAACCGGACTACTGCCTACAGGACCGCCAAACGACGCTCGGCGGCCAGCTTGCCGTCATGTTCTCGCAAATGGAGCGGATTTTGGAGGACGAGAAGCCGGACCGGGTGCTGCTGCTGGGGGATACGAACAGCGCCTTATGCGCGATTTTGGCCGAACGGATGGGGATTCCGGTCGCGCACATGGAAGCGGGCAACCGCTGCTTCGACCTGGAGGTTCCGGAGGAGAAAAACCGCAAAATCATCGATGCCGTCTCTTCGATCAACATGCCTTATACACAGCAAAGCAAGCAGCATCTGCTCGCCGAAGGGATCCCCAGCCGCAGCATCGTGCTCACGGGCAACCCGATTTACGAAGTGCTTCAGCATTATGAACGTGAAATCTCAAGCAGCGACATTCTGCAGCGGCTGAATCTGACGGGGGGCGATTATTTTCTGGTGACGGCGCACCGCGCCGAAAACGTGGATCGCCCCGCACATTTGCGCGAAATCCTGAACGGCCTGAACAAGGTCGCCGAAACGTACGGAAGACGCCTCATATGCAGCCTTCACCCGCGCACCCGCTCCAAGATGACGGAGGAATTGCGGATGAGCATGCATCCCCTCGTCGAGTTCCACGAGCCGTTTGGTTTTTTCGATTTCGTCAAGCTGGAACGCCACACCTGCTGCGCCTTGACCGACAGCGGCACCGTCCAGGAAGAATGCTGCATTATGGGGGTGCCGACCGTAACGTTGCGCCGGACGACGGAACGGCCGGAAACGGTCGATTGCGGAAGCAATATCGTCTCCGGACTGGACGCCGAAAGCATCCTGCGGTCGGCGGCGGCGATGATCGAGCTGCCTCGGGATTGGGAGCCCCCGCAGGGCTATTTGGCGAAGGATGTATCGGTAAAGGTTGTCAAATTTCTGCTTGGAGGGAAACGGCATGTTTGA
- a CDS encoding glycosyltransferase family 4 protein, with protein MPERKKLFLFSHVSNVRNITGAEKLLLFLAKRLSASFDCTLVVPGEGRLTYLARRSGIGVLVCDIPLLYGMCSPYEGLNRDAEGLMGGKAAEQIAGLLAAHRPDGVFVNTCVNIVPPVAAKRLGIPVVWHITEVVRDNGYAEEPVRLIDCYSDRIVGISEAVLSPFRRQIAADKLNLLFPSWESGEFQPPGSWPQLRLGKRRAWGVRPEETVVGYISSFLIREKGPDHFIQAALGLEKAFPHARFVVIGGEADRAFHRSLRKLAAQAGSGRIVFVDHEDRIEAAYSAMDITVIPSLINEGFGMTAMEAMIFGKPVVAYASGGLQEILNGTGNGDYLVTAGDIAGLSAKISGLLASPDTIAAVGQANRIRVEEVFGPAAYMGRFHEFLEQLHRLTSAPGNTPADGDRTAGEASPPAAAAEEGEQAAPPPSLLPAAAEPAPSGHGAPPRPAPGAKRRARPAKAKRRPRPAGVKKRTGVSRSAGKRRPGPAARKHRRRTRPARSSAGSVRSRKPGRQRRRSAPVRRHP; from the coding sequence TTGCCGGAGCGAAAAAAGCTGTTTTTGTTCTCGCATGTGAGCAATGTCCGCAACATTACGGGGGCCGAAAAACTGTTGTTGTTTTTGGCCAAGAGGCTGTCCGCCAGCTTTGACTGCACGCTGGTCGTCCCCGGGGAAGGCCGGTTAACCTATTTGGCCCGGCGCAGCGGAATCGGCGTCCTGGTTTGCGATATCCCGCTGCTGTACGGGATGTGCTCCCCATATGAAGGACTGAACCGGGACGCTGAGGGGTTGATGGGCGGCAAGGCCGCCGAGCAGATCGCCGGCCTGCTTGCCGCACATCGGCCGGACGGCGTATTCGTCAATACCTGCGTCAATATCGTCCCGCCGGTCGCGGCCAAACGGCTTGGCATTCCGGTGGTGTGGCATATCACCGAGGTCGTGCGGGATAACGGCTATGCCGAAGAGCCGGTTCGCCTGATCGACTGTTACAGCGACCGGATCGTCGGCATATCCGAAGCGGTGTTAAGCCCCTTCCGCAGGCAGATAGCGGCCGATAAGCTGAACCTGCTGTTCCCTTCCTGGGAGAGTGGGGAGTTTCAGCCCCCCGGGAGTTGGCCGCAGCTGCGGCTGGGCAAACGGCGGGCATGGGGAGTCCGGCCGGAGGAGACGGTGGTTGGGTATATCTCCTCATTTCTCATCCGCGAAAAAGGCCCCGATCATTTTATCCAAGCCGCCCTGGGGTTGGAAAAAGCGTTTCCGCATGCCCGATTCGTCGTCATCGGCGGGGAGGCGGACCGCGCCTTCCACCGTTCTCTGCGCAAGCTGGCGGCTCAGGCGGGAAGCGGCCGCATCGTCTTCGTCGACCACGAGGACAGAATCGAGGCGGCTTACAGCGCCATGGACATTACGGTCATTCCGAGCCTGATCAACGAAGGGTTCGGGATGACCGCGATGGAAGCGATGATCTTCGGCAAACCGGTAGTGGCTTACGCCTCCGGCGGTTTGCAGGAAATTTTAAATGGTACGGGCAACGGGGATTATCTGGTTACGGCCGGGGACATCGCCGGCCTGTCGGCCAAAATATCCGGTTTGCTGGCCTCTCCCGACACGATTGCGGCAGTCGGCCAGGCCAATCGCATTCGGGTGGAGGAGGTTTTTGGCCCGGCCGCCTATATGGGCCGGTTTCACGAGTTTTTGGAGCAGCTGCATCGCCTGACCTCCGCTCCGGGAAATACTCCTGCGGATGGAGACCGGACGGCGGGGGAGGCTTCGCCCCCGGCTGCCGCCGCGGAGGAGGGGGAGCAAGCGGCGCCCCCGCCTTCGCTGTTGCCGGCGGCCGCGGAGCCTGCGCCTTCCGGGCATGGCGCGCCGCCCCGGCCCGCTCCTGGCGCAAAACGCCGTGCACGCCCCGCCAAAGCCAAACGCCGCCCGCGGCCTGCCGGGGTCAAGAAGCGGACGGGCGTTAGCCGTTCCGCCGGCAAGCGCAGGCCGGGTCCGGCGGCGCGAAAACATCGGCGCCGGACCCGGCCCGCGCGTTCCTCCGCGGGAAGCGTTCGTTCGCGGAAGCCCGGGCGGCAGCGCCGGCGTTCCGCTCCCGTACGCCGTCATCCTTAA
- a CDS encoding glycosyltransferase, whose protein sequence is MSTLVTVLIPFYNPAGFLKDAVESVVKQIEKGWRLILIDDASTENYLPQIEQYLSDSRVDLIRLPRNVGQSQALNKGLELVKTPYMIQLDSDDWFYPHTLTVLLNEASKLPEDIAVVSGNIQYVYEDASGNRIKTAVYKGREFKDIYDFLLANSSVWPRFYRVSAVRSVGGWPTDDPYEGRVMEDRRILLRLMEKYRFHWVDQMLYIHRKHGKNHTALQTERYAEMTEWTTLDALERLGGRYKPVFAQNAATGWKTVERLIPISPVLPVSSKPQPSSAHPKLDSSVKAPESPANVPESPANAPESPVKASESPTKTPALPITTPEAKPAWQARSATPSVSPLPVPQLQDQPAVPALQPVFAVPAFEAVPVPQYLYINAGPGTGPYTGPGTAPYTGPGTAPYTGPGTAPGTGPGTGLATL, encoded by the coding sequence ATGAGTACTTTGGTAACGGTCTTGATTCCATTTTATAATCCTGCCGGCTTTCTCAAGGATGCTGTGGAGAGTGTTGTTAAACAAATCGAGAAGGGCTGGAGGCTGATTCTGATCGATGACGCCTCCACGGAAAACTACCTGCCGCAAATCGAACAGTACTTATCGGATTCACGGGTCGATTTAATCCGTTTGCCCCGAAATGTCGGCCAGTCCCAAGCGCTGAATAAAGGCCTGGAACTGGTGAAAACGCCGTATATGATACAACTGGACAGCGACGACTGGTTTTACCCGCACACGCTAACCGTGCTGCTGAACGAAGCTTCAAAGCTGCCGGAGGACATCGCGGTGGTATCCGGCAATATTCAGTATGTTTACGAGGACGCTTCCGGAAACCGGATCAAAACGGCGGTCTACAAAGGCCGCGAGTTTAAGGATATTTACGATTTTCTCCTGGCCAATTCTTCCGTCTGGCCCCGGTTTTACCGGGTCAGCGCCGTCCGTTCCGTCGGCGGGTGGCCGACCGACGATCCGTACGAAGGCAGGGTAATGGAGGATAGACGGATCCTGCTGCGGCTTATGGAAAAATACCGCTTCCATTGGGTAGATCAAATGCTTTATATTCACCGCAAACACGGCAAAAACCACACTGCCCTTCAAACCGAACGTTACGCGGAAATGACGGAATGGACCACTCTTGACGCTTTGGAACGCTTGGGAGGAAGATATAAACCGGTGTTTGCTCAAAACGCGGCCACCGGATGGAAAACGGTCGAGCGGTTGATTCCAATATCCCCCGTTCTCCCCGTTTCTTCCAAGCCGCAGCCGAGCTCCGCGCACCCGAAATTGGATTCATCCGTAAAAGCTCCCGAGTCCCCAGCAAACGTTCCCGAATCGCCAGCAAACGCTCCCGAATCTCCAGTAAAAGCTTCCGAATCGCCAACGAAAACTCCAGCATTACCTATAACAACTCCCGAAGCCAAACCAGCCTGGCAAGCCCGATCCGCCACACCTTCGGTTTCGCCGCTTCCGGTACCCCAACTTCAGGACCAACCTGCCGTCCCGGCACTGCAGCCTGTATTCGCTGTTCCCGCTTTCGAAGCGGTACCCGTGCCGCAATATCTATATATCAATGCCGGCCCGGGAACGGGGCCGTATACGGGTCCCGGTACTGCGCCGTACACAGGACCCGGTACGGCACCATATACAGGTCCCGGCACCGCGCCGGGAACCGGCCCGGGAACAGGGCTGGCTACATTATAG
- a CDS encoding glycosyltransferase family 4 protein, with amino-acid sequence MKQTGIKGDPAVFSFKFVTDFIKLEAAKGPVIEAKIRAKWLSLLCPADLNIAFTLRKEDTRPQGMEYVNLVAMNEPGYWNHYFFNSWQYDQETRSRGWSVGPNIELSKPPKAMVPVVVYSEFQKKNLLDRWKGYDPNLVTIIPNIIDRTLFYPGQRAGHPVVGWIGYDHPSKYTKGAEVIPYLAKRFPEVTFEMVHAEPPKFKHEWMKEPLPNVKILTAVPHSRMPEIIRRWHALVCGSKWETGATHVREAMACGVPVIAAKVAALPEVAGSQMLLDEMKWGHPPATSRPYEWTEPSLNKYADALSVLLNDSAKAKRLSEAAIQESLRGEPQEIAKLWYAFIRKCRDHYSK; translated from the coding sequence ATGAAACAAACCGGAATAAAGGGCGATCCCGCGGTGTTTTCCTTCAAATTCGTTACCGATTTTATTAAGCTTGAAGCCGCCAAAGGCCCTGTGATCGAAGCCAAGATTCGCGCAAAGTGGTTATCCCTCCTATGTCCTGCTGATTTGAATATCGCTTTCACTTTGCGGAAGGAAGATACTCGGCCGCAGGGAATGGAGTATGTTAATCTGGTTGCCATGAACGAACCCGGTTATTGGAATCACTATTTCTTCAATTCGTGGCAGTACGATCAAGAAACACGAAGCCGCGGCTGGAGCGTGGGACCTAATATCGAGTTATCCAAACCGCCGAAAGCCATGGTTCCCGTGGTGGTATATTCAGAGTTCCAGAAAAAGAATTTGCTCGACCGTTGGAAGGGGTATGATCCGAATCTCGTCACAATCATCCCCAATATAATTGATCGTACGTTGTTTTATCCGGGCCAGCGAGCGGGCCATCCCGTGGTCGGTTGGATCGGATACGATCACCCCAGCAAATATACGAAGGGGGCTGAAGTTATCCCCTATTTGGCCAAACGCTTCCCGGAGGTCACCTTTGAGATGGTCCATGCCGAACCCCCAAAATTCAAACATGAATGGATGAAGGAACCGTTGCCTAACGTTAAAATTTTGACCGCCGTTCCGCACTCCAGAATGCCGGAAATCATACGCCGCTGGCATGCGTTGGTATGCGGCAGCAAGTGGGAGACCGGAGCCACTCACGTGCGGGAGGCCATGGCCTGCGGCGTGCCGGTTATCGCGGCTAAAGTAGCGGCGCTGCCTGAAGTCGCCGGAAGCCAAATGCTGTTGGACGAAATGAAATGGGGGCATCCGCCGGCCACGAGCAGGCCGTACGAATGGACGGAGCCGTCGTTGAACAAGTACGCCGACGCTTTGTCCGTGCTCCTCAACGACTCCGCTAAAGCGAAACGCCTGTCGGAAGCGGCGATCCAGGAAAGCTTGCGGGGGGAACCCCAGGAAATTGCCAAGCTTTGGTATGCATTTATTCGCAAATGCCGCGATCATTACAGTAAATAA
- a CDS encoding SDR family oxidoreductase, giving the protein MKLLILGGNGMAGHILVDYFRRQGRHSVFYTTRDHRDPHGLIMDAADCVAVEKLVEAVRPDVIVNAIGVLNQFAEQDKIAAYHINGFLPHRLARAADIAGARLIHISTDCVFSGTRGGYREDDEPDGTSVYALTKALGEVRAPGHVTIRTSIIGPEIRPGGIGLMHWFMNSKGTVSGYRRVLWNGVTTLELAKAVDALLDSPVSGLIHLAYPEPISKHDLLLLFREIWGRTDIAVVPSGEPVQDRTLIQTRSDWKYEVPHYREMLEELERWTKEKHC; this is encoded by the coding sequence ATGAAGCTGCTGATTTTGGGCGGGAACGGGATGGCCGGCCACATTTTGGTGGACTATTTCCGGCGGCAGGGGCGGCACAGCGTGTTTTACACGACGCGGGATCACAGGGATCCGCACGGGCTGATCATGGACGCCGCCGACTGTGTAGCCGTCGAGAAGCTGGTCGAAGCGGTGCGGCCGGACGTCATCGTCAACGCGATCGGCGTACTGAACCAGTTTGCCGAGCAAGACAAGATCGCCGCGTATCACATCAACGGCTTCCTGCCGCACCGCCTTGCCCGGGCGGCCGATATTGCCGGCGCCCGGCTGATCCATATCAGCACGGACTGTGTGTTTTCCGGCACGCGCGGCGGCTACCGCGAGGATGACGAGCCGGACGGCACAAGCGTTTACGCGCTGACGAAAGCGCTCGGCGAAGTCCGGGCGCCCGGCCACGTGACGATCCGCACCTCTATCATCGGCCCGGAAATCCGCCCAGGCGGCATCGGGCTGATGCATTGGTTTATGAACAGCAAAGGGACGGTTTCCGGATACCGGAGGGTGCTGTGGAACGGCGTGACGACGCTCGAACTGGCCAAAGCCGTCGACGCGCTGCTGGACTCTCCGGTTTCGGGCCTGATCCATCTCGCCTATCCGGAGCCGATCAGCAAACATGATTTGCTGCTGCTGTTCCGGGAGATTTGGGGGCGGACGGATATCGCCGTCGTGCCCAGCGGCGAGCCGGTTCAGGATCGGACGCTGATCCAGACCCGCAGCGATTGGAAATACGAGGTGCCTCATTACCGCGAGATGCTGGAGGAGTTGGAACGATGGACGAAGGAGAAGCACTGCTAG
- a CDS encoding polysaccharide biosynthesis protein: MFENKRILVTGGTGSWGHELIQQLLPQHPREVIIYSRSESAQVAMNRQFEDHRLSFCIGDIRDKEALSTACQGVDYVFHLAALKHVPVCEDQPYEALKTNVIGTQNVIEAALENDVDKVIYISTDKAANPSNFYGMTKAIGEKLIVYANLLRGRTRFVTVRGGNVLGTNGSVVHLFKDQIRQKGEVSITDMNMTRFFLTLPDAISLLFKASIESVGGEIFVMTMPTCRIVDLAEVLIEDSGLPDVKLVERGIRPGEKIHEILMSEFESLSTVVYDEQYLVILPTINMPELKERYKHCPPVSFTSFSSADNLMSKEEIRNILRRGGFLS, from the coding sequence ATGTTTGAGAATAAACGTATTTTGGTCACCGGGGGGACCGGTTCCTGGGGACACGAGCTCATCCAGCAGCTGCTTCCGCAGCACCCCCGGGAAGTCATCATCTATTCTCGAAGCGAATCCGCCCAGGTCGCCATGAACCGGCAATTCGAGGATCATCGGCTCAGCTTCTGCATCGGCGACATCCGCGACAAAGAAGCGTTGTCGACCGCCTGCCAGGGCGTGGACTACGTGTTTCACCTGGCGGCGTTGAAGCACGTGCCGGTTTGCGAGGATCAGCCCTACGAGGCGCTCAAGACCAATGTGATCGGCACGCAAAACGTCATCGAGGCCGCGCTTGAAAACGACGTGGACAAAGTGATTTACATTTCAACGGATAAAGCCGCCAATCCGTCCAATTTTTACGGGATGACGAAGGCCATCGGCGAGAAGCTGATCGTTTACGCCAATTTGCTGCGCGGCAGAACCCGCTTCGTTACGGTGCGGGGCGGCAACGTGCTGGGAACGAACGGCAGCGTCGTGCACCTGTTCAAGGATCAAATCCGCCAAAAGGGCGAAGTCTCGATCACCGATATGAATATGACGCGTTTTTTCCTTACGCTTCCCGACGCCATTTCCCTGCTGTTCAAAGCGTCGATCGAAAGCGTCGGCGGGGAAATTTTCGTCATGACGATGCCGACTTGCCGGATCGTCGACCTCGCCGAGGTGCTGATCGAGGATTCCGGTTTGCCGGACGTCAAGCTGGTGGAGCGGGGAATCCGTCCGGGCGAGAAGATCCATGAAATTTTGATGAGCGAATTCGAAAGCCTGTCGACGGTCGTCTACGACGAGCAATATCTCGTCATTTTGCCGACGATTAACATGCCCGAATTGAAGGAGCGCTACAAGCATTGCCCGCCGGTTTCCTTCACGAGCTTCAGTTCCGCCGACAATCTGATGTCGAAAGAGGAGATTCGGAACATCCTGCGGCGCGGGGGGTTCCTGTCATGA